A single genomic interval of Bradyrhizobium japonicum USDA 6 harbors:
- a CDS encoding alpha/beta fold hydrolase, protein MTLISIPSNPVPEDVVSGTIKTPDGAELRFARWAPPANRKGTVCVFTGRSEQIEKYFETVRDLRDRGFAVAMIDWRGQGHSSRRLRDPRKGYVRDFSDFEIDVETFVQQVVLPDCPPPFFALAHSMGGTVMLRVAHAGKRWFDRMVLSAPMIDLPGRATSFPARALLKTMRLMGMGGRYVPGGSDHITGLNPFINNPLTSDPVRYARNVAILEEDPTLGLASPTVAWADAAFRAMNTFKGKNYPSEIRQPILMLAASSDNVVSTAAIEEFAYHLRAGSHLVIAGAKHEILQEQDRYRSQFWAAFDAFVPGTPLFK, encoded by the coding sequence ATGACGCTGATCTCGATTCCGTCCAATCCCGTTCCCGAAGACGTCGTCAGCGGCACCATCAAGACACCCGATGGCGCCGAGCTGCGCTTTGCGCGCTGGGCGCCGCCTGCGAACCGCAAGGGCACGGTCTGCGTCTTCACCGGACGCAGCGAGCAGATCGAGAAATATTTCGAGACCGTGCGCGACCTGCGCGACCGCGGCTTCGCGGTGGCGATGATCGACTGGCGCGGGCAGGGCCACTCCTCGCGCCGCCTGCGCGATCCGCGCAAGGGCTATGTGCGCGACTTCTCCGATTTCGAGATCGACGTCGAGACCTTCGTGCAGCAGGTGGTGCTGCCGGATTGCCCGCCGCCCTTCTTCGCGCTGGCCCATTCCATGGGCGGCACGGTGATGCTGCGGGTGGCGCATGCCGGCAAGCGCTGGTTCGACCGCATGGTGCTGTCGGCGCCGATGATCGACCTGCCCGGTCGCGCCACCTCGTTTCCGGCACGGGCGCTGCTGAAGACGATGCGCCTGATGGGGATGGGCGGTCGCTATGTCCCCGGCGGCAGCGACCACATCACCGGGCTCAATCCCTTCATCAACAATCCGCTGACCAGCGATCCCGTGCGCTATGCGCGCAATGTCGCGATCCTGGAGGAGGATCCGACGCTCGGGCTCGCGTCACCGACGGTCGCCTGGGCCGATGCCGCCTTCCGCGCCATGAACACCTTCAAGGGCAAGAACTACCCCTCCGAGATCCGCCAGCCGATCCTGATGCTGGCGGCCTCCAGCGACAACGTGGTCTCGACCGCGGCGATCGAGGAGTTCGCCTATCATTTGCGCGCCGGCTCCCATCTCGTGATCGCCGGTGCCAAGCACGAGATACTCCAGGAGCAGGACCGCTACCGCTCCCAGTTCTGGGCCGCCTTCGACGCCTTCGTGCCGGGCACGCCGCTGTTCAAGTGA
- a CDS encoding di-heme-cytochrome C peroxidase, with protein sequence MNDPASKPPFDPSIQVSPDNPCPFLRGLVGEGFVDGGTVPIGKLSQTIANASGDKGLMKTVARVETRGIALIANGFGHILKSIFSGAQLDALRGGPLDKRGAGSRILGVDGKVNEEQIARLASFGRDYSDPNGGGTEPGINASEIQSYMRDNLKRAGSAARWYYRILMQFEWPILLKIMGKGEGENRYLAIADVRTLFNERKFPERITQRIVSQPVKPPSLILRVAGGLVAALLVFGVVALRFPDQFQPMLPGILGDLVAPPLPKLVEPRAAYWLEQNWALEDRHWFHHASQGTATFPVPYSWFMALEQPRLHFFAKPGMLHDSDHLQRFGFIPSPQTINTDDATLRRFGYANIYDKTKPIPARLWDPPVNWGAQAENVDGLPVGFARMTGVPDPATGQVGEDRIGLTCAACHTGQIHYKGIDVRFDGGPAMTDLRKLEVTTGLSIAYTLLVPGRFTRFADRVLGPSASDADRDALKQKLRTISTFLIDWEKTYAKTIDGKTRFNEKTKREEKQQDTEEGYGRLDALNRIGNQVFAQDMTISGLSGFEKNLHAKDAPVSFPPIWTVPWLKFAQYDASIEQPLIRNAGEALGVTALLNLSDNTPKDTLFRSSMDIKNLNWIEDLLKGSAPYPKKQLSGLTSPKWPSDIFGDNAWKIDGERVKNGRKLYAQICVECHLGPVNDPVFDTEFPDQSIWSSSRWETIGKDKFLNEVQKSVKGMGTDPAQASVLETRTVQVPGFLKLDPTQNLNAWWSCNLPDVSSTDMPYSLGLMVLVDIVSRKAMDDAKIDPKVQQAWWGERKNCPNPGPQPPEAKEPRPWYRARPLNGVWATAPYLHNGSVPSLYWMLSPAAERPKSFCMGGGRDYDPKQVGFAVVDGESCKTGQSRFSTRASDGTETFGNSNAGHSFDGTPGPGKDGTIGRVLKEQERYDLIEYLKTL encoded by the coding sequence ATGAACGACCCCGCCTCGAAGCCTCCCTTCGATCCCTCGATCCAGGTCTCGCCAGACAATCCCTGCCCCTTCCTGCGCGGCCTCGTCGGCGAAGGTTTCGTCGACGGCGGGACCGTCCCGATCGGCAAGCTATCGCAGACGATCGCGAATGCGAGCGGCGACAAGGGGCTGATGAAGACGGTGGCCCGCGTCGAGACCCGCGGCATCGCACTGATCGCCAACGGCTTCGGTCACATCCTGAAGAGCATCTTTTCGGGCGCACAGCTCGATGCGCTGCGCGGCGGCCCGCTGGACAAGCGTGGCGCCGGTTCGCGCATCCTCGGCGTCGACGGCAAGGTCAACGAGGAACAGATCGCCCGCCTGGCCAGCTTCGGCAGGGACTATTCCGATCCCAACGGCGGCGGCACCGAGCCCGGCATCAACGCGTCGGAAATACAGAGCTACATGCGCGACAATCTCAAGCGCGCCGGGAGCGCTGCGCGCTGGTATTACCGGATCTTGATGCAATTCGAATGGCCCATCCTGCTGAAGATCATGGGCAAGGGCGAAGGCGAGAACCGCTATCTCGCCATCGCCGACGTGCGTACGCTGTTCAACGAGCGCAAATTCCCTGAGAGGATCACGCAGCGGATCGTCAGCCAGCCTGTCAAGCCGCCCTCGCTCATATTGCGCGTTGCCGGCGGACTCGTCGCCGCGCTCCTCGTCTTTGGCGTCGTGGCGCTGCGCTTTCCGGATCAATTCCAGCCGATGCTGCCCGGCATCCTCGGTGACCTCGTGGCGCCGCCATTGCCGAAGCTCGTCGAACCCCGGGCCGCGTACTGGCTCGAGCAAAACTGGGCGCTGGAGGACCGGCACTGGTTTCATCACGCCAGTCAGGGCACCGCGACCTTCCCGGTGCCCTATAGCTGGTTCATGGCGCTCGAGCAGCCGCGGCTTCATTTCTTCGCCAAGCCCGGGATGCTGCATGACAGCGACCATCTGCAGCGCTTCGGCTTCATTCCCAGCCCGCAGACGATCAACACCGATGACGCCACGCTGCGCCGGTTCGGCTACGCCAACATCTACGACAAGACCAAGCCGATACCGGCGCGGCTTTGGGATCCGCCGGTTAACTGGGGCGCCCAGGCTGAAAACGTCGACGGCCTGCCCGTCGGCTTTGCGCGCATGACCGGCGTACCGGACCCTGCGACCGGCCAGGTCGGCGAGGACCGGATCGGCCTGACCTGCGCCGCCTGCCACACCGGCCAGATCCACTACAAAGGCATCGACGTCCGTTTCGACGGCGGCCCGGCGATGACCGACCTGAGGAAGCTCGAGGTCACGACGGGTCTGTCGATCGCCTACACGCTCCTCGTGCCGGGTCGCTTTACGCGCTTCGCCGACCGTGTGCTCGGCCCCTCCGCCAGCGATGCGGATCGCGATGCGCTGAAGCAGAAGCTGCGCACGATCAGCACATTCCTGATCGACTGGGAGAAGACCTACGCGAAGACCATCGACGGCAAGACGAGGTTCAACGAGAAGACGAAGCGGGAAGAGAAGCAGCAGGACACCGAGGAAGGATACGGCCGTCTCGACGCGCTCAACCGCATCGGCAATCAGGTCTTCGCCCAGGACATGACGATCAGCGGCCTCAGCGGCTTCGAAAAGAATCTGCATGCCAAGGACGCGCCGGTCAGCTTCCCGCCGATCTGGACCGTGCCCTGGCTCAAATTCGCGCAATATGACGCGTCCATCGAACAACCGCTGATCCGCAACGCCGGCGAAGCGCTGGGCGTGACGGCGTTGCTCAATCTGTCCGACAATACCCCCAAGGACACGCTGTTCCGCTCGTCGATGGATATCAAGAATCTGAATTGGATCGAGGATCTGCTGAAGGGGTCGGCGCCCTATCCGAAAAAGCAGCTCTCCGGACTGACATCGCCGAAATGGCCGTCGGACATCTTCGGCGACAATGCCTGGAAGATCGATGGCGAGCGCGTCAAGAACGGCCGCAAGCTCTACGCGCAGATCTGCGTCGAATGCCATCTCGGACCGGTCAACGATCCCGTGTTCGACACCGAGTTTCCGGACCAGAGCATCTGGTCCTCGTCGCGCTGGGAGACCATCGGCAAAGACAAATTCCTCAACGAGGTCCAGAAAAGCGTCAAAGGCATGGGCACCGATCCCGCTCAGGCCAGCGTGCTGGAGACGCGGACGGTTCAGGTCCCGGGCTTTCTCAAGCTCGATCCCACGCAGAATCTCAATGCCTGGTGGAGCTGCAACCTGCCGGATGTCTCTTCGACCGACATGCCGTACTCGCTCGGGCTGATGGTGCTCGTCGACATCGTCAGCCGCAAGGCGATGGACGATGCGAAGATCGACCCGAAGGTCCAGCAGGCCTGGTGGGGTGAGCGCAAGAACTGCCCGAATCCCGGTCCGCAGCCGCCCGAGGCGAAGGAGCCGCGGCCCTGGTATCGCGCGCGCCCGCTCAACGGCGTCTGGGCCACCGCGCCTTACCTGCACAACGGATCGGTGCCCTCGCTCTACTGGATGCTGAGCCCCGCGGCCGAGCGCCCCAAATCGTTCTGCATGGGTGGTGGTCGCGACTACGATCCGAAGCAGGTCGGCTTCGCGGTCGTCGACGGCGAGAGCTGCAAGACCGGGCAGTCGCGCTTCTCGACGCGAGCGTCTGATGGCACCGAGACCTTCGGCAACAGCAATGCCGGCCATTCGTTCGATGGCACGCCGGGCCCCGGCAAGGACGGCACCATTGGCCGCGTGCTCAAGGAGCAAGAGCGCTACGACCTGATCGAGTATCTGAAGACGCTGTAG
- a CDS encoding adenylate/guanylate cyclase domain-containing protein produces MERRLAAIVCADVAGYSRMMGSDEAGTHAAFKAHRSAIHPIILNHGGRVVKNTGDGFLLEFPSIVGAVEAAIAMQTLMAERNHHLPAERAMQFRLGIHMGDVIADEDEVFGDDVNIAVRLESVASPGGFAISAKAYREASKHLTALLVDAGNHRFKNIKDPIGVWTWMPEGAPVLAPELREASALSQQYRTAIVGVLPFANLSDAQDEYFSDGLTEDLIHALSLQSFYRVLSRNSTFAFKGRNTSTRLIAREIDATYLIQGSVRRAGAKIRVTAELVAPETGEQLWTGRYDRDIGDLFAMQDEITTNLSAAIATEIVRAEASAPARLSTDVTAWDRFLKGLSHYYRQTKEDLASAVGLFREAISLDPKLSIAHAYLATIQIQSIQFGWVKGTREMWTEAMALAETSVRLDPRSSFAFSILSWAHAMEGHYEAAMDAAKRAVALNPYDMGARGVLGICHFVIGEHREAIELFSMAAQRDNSDPRYQWAALNAFSHYLLGQYDATLSWAREQLYINPNHMQALAIRAAALAQLGRDDEAGEAVGVLMRNYPTLNVDRHLRNFHWKRPEDLAHYREGLLNAGVPLSKLTLVQSDVKRAAES; encoded by the coding sequence ATGGAAAGACGTCTGGCCGCCATCGTCTGCGCCGATGTCGCCGGCTATTCGCGCATGATGGGCAGCGACGAGGCCGGCACCCATGCCGCCTTCAAGGCCCATCGCAGCGCGATCCATCCCATCATCCTCAACCATGGCGGCCGCGTCGTCAAAAACACCGGCGACGGCTTCCTGCTGGAATTCCCGAGCATCGTCGGCGCCGTCGAGGCCGCGATCGCGATGCAGACGCTGATGGCGGAGCGCAACCATCACCTGCCTGCCGAGCGCGCCATGCAGTTTCGCCTCGGCATCCACATGGGCGACGTCATCGCCGACGAGGACGAGGTATTCGGTGACGACGTCAACATTGCCGTCCGCCTCGAATCGGTGGCGAGCCCCGGCGGCTTCGCCATCTCGGCCAAGGCCTACCGGGAGGCGAGCAAGCACCTGACCGCGCTGCTGGTCGATGCCGGCAACCATCGCTTCAAGAACATCAAGGACCCGATCGGGGTCTGGACCTGGATGCCCGAGGGTGCGCCGGTGCTCGCGCCCGAGCTCCGGGAGGCGTCGGCGCTGTCGCAGCAGTACCGCACAGCGATCGTCGGCGTGCTGCCCTTCGCCAATCTCAGCGACGCCCAGGACGAATATTTCTCGGACGGCCTCACCGAGGATCTGATCCACGCGCTGTCGCTGCAATCCTTCTATCGCGTGCTGAGCCGCAACTCGACCTTCGCGTTCAAGGGCAGGAACACCAGCACCCGCCTGATCGCGCGCGAGATCGATGCCACCTATCTGATCCAGGGCTCGGTGCGGCGCGCCGGAGCCAAGATCCGCGTCACCGCCGAGCTGGTCGCGCCGGAGACCGGCGAGCAGCTCTGGACCGGCCGCTACGACCGCGACATCGGCGACCTGTTCGCGATGCAGGACGAGATCACCACCAATCTGTCCGCCGCCATCGCCACCGAGATCGTCCGTGCCGAGGCCTCGGCGCCGGCGCGGCTCTCCACCGACGTGACCGCCTGGGACCGCTTCCTCAAGGGGCTGTCGCACTACTACCGGCAGACCAAGGAAGACCTGGCCAGCGCCGTCGGCCTGTTCCGCGAAGCCATCAGCCTCGACCCCAAACTGTCGATCGCGCACGCCTATCTCGCCACGATCCAGATCCAGAGCATCCAGTTCGGGTGGGTCAAGGGCACGCGCGAGATGTGGACCGAGGCGATGGCCCTCGCCGAGACCAGCGTCCGGCTCGACCCGCGCTCCTCCTTCGCCTTCTCGATCCTGTCCTGGGCGCATGCCATGGAGGGGCATTACGAGGCCGCGATGGACGCCGCCAAGCGCGCGGTCGCGCTCAATCCCTACGACATGGGCGCGCGCGGCGTGCTCGGCATCTGCCATTTCGTCATCGGCGAGCACCGCGAGGCGATCGAGCTGTTCTCGATGGCCGCGCAGCGCGACAACAGCGACCCGCGCTACCAATGGGCCGCGCTGAACGCCTTCAGCCATTATCTGCTGGGGCAATACGACGCGACCCTGTCCTGGGCCCGCGAGCAGCTCTACATCAACCCGAACCACATGCAGGCGCTGGCGATCCGTGCCGCGGCGCTGGCACAGTTGGGGCGGGACGATGAGGCGGGCGAGGCCGTCGGCGTGCTGATGCGCAACTACCCGACGCTGAATGTCGATCGTCACTTGCGCAATTTCCACTGGAAGCGGCCCGAGGACCTTGCCCATTACCGCGAGGGGCTTCTGAACGCAGGCGTGCCGCTCAGCAAGCTGACCCTGGTGCAAAGCGACGTCAAACGCGCGGCCGAGTCCTGA
- a CDS encoding LysE family translocator, with protein MLGIHEIWLFILSGILLNITPGPDSVYVIGRSMQMGWRGGASAALGISFGCFFHVAGAAIGLSALLMASSTAFSILKLVGAAYLVVTGLQMLWSRPVLAAVTDEPARSPLRRVFLQGVFTNALNPKVALFFLAFLPQFVAADSPDKPLAFLTLGLIFIFTGTLWCLVLAAFAARAAHRLRSSEGAIAWVNRALGGLFIYLGIRVAMLETR; from the coding sequence ATGCTGGGCATTCACGAGATCTGGCTCTTCATCCTGTCGGGCATATTGCTCAACATCACGCCCGGCCCGGACTCGGTCTACGTGATCGGCCGCAGCATGCAGATGGGCTGGCGGGGCGGCGCCTCGGCCGCGCTCGGCATCAGTTTTGGCTGCTTTTTCCACGTCGCGGGCGCGGCAATCGGCCTTTCGGCGCTGCTGATGGCCTCATCGACCGCCTTCTCGATCCTGAAGCTGGTCGGCGCGGCCTATCTCGTCGTGACAGGACTTCAGATGCTGTGGTCGCGCCCGGTGCTGGCCGCAGTCACCGACGAGCCGGCGCGCAGCCCGCTGCGGCGGGTCTTCCTCCAGGGCGTCTTCACCAACGCGCTCAATCCCAAGGTCGCGCTGTTCTTCCTGGCCTTCCTGCCGCAATTCGTCGCAGCCGATTCCCCGGACAAGCCGCTCGCCTTCCTGACGCTCGGCCTGATCTTCATCTTTACCGGGACGTTGTGGTGCCTGGTGCTGGCGGCGTTCGCGGCAAGGGCCGCCCATCGCTTGCGGAGCTCCGAAGGCGCGATCGCCTGGGTCAATCGCGCGCTCGGCGGCCTCTTCATCTATCTCGGCATCCGCGTCGCCATGCTGGAGACGCGATAA
- a CDS encoding GFA family protein, protein MVRGSCLCGAVRFEIDQVRALTHCHCANCRKLTGAAFATYAHVDADKFRFVAGEDMTVAYESAPGSFRHRCKTCGCLTPGKASYLPTVSIPAGLLDDDPDVRPRLHVFTSSRAPWWTIQDDLPQHEKWVPGYEPKS, encoded by the coding sequence ATGGTTCGTGGAAGCTGCCTATGCGGCGCCGTGCGTTTCGAGATCGATCAAGTGCGAGCGCTGACGCATTGTCATTGCGCCAATTGCCGCAAGCTGACCGGTGCGGCCTTCGCCACCTATGCCCATGTCGATGCCGACAAGTTTCGCTTTGTTGCCGGCGAGGACATGACCGTGGCTTACGAATCCGCGCCGGGGAGCTTCCGCCATCGCTGCAAGACCTGCGGCTGCCTGACGCCGGGCAAGGCGAGTTATCTGCCGACCGTCAGCATTCCCGCCGGCCTGCTCGATGACGATCCCGATGTCAGGCCCCGCCTCCACGTCTTCACCTCGTCGCGCGCGCCGTGGTGGACGATCCAGGACGATCTGCCCCAGCACGAAAAATGGGTGCCGGGCTACGAACCCAAATCGTAG
- a CDS encoding sulfite exporter TauE/SafE family protein: protein MIDPLLILIAAVFLIAGFVKGVVGLGLPTVSMGLLAVSMAPSRAIAIVIVPAIVTNIWQTFAGPYLRDILKRLWPLMIGTVIGCWLNAGALTGPHARYGTIVLGILLVIYAIVGLSKFKFQVAPQNEKWAGGVVGVITGVISASTGVQVIPSMPFMQAIGMEKDELVQALGVFFTTATLALAFNLTAGGLLTPANAVPGAVGMAMAFAGMFVGQSVRARMPAEAFRRWFLIAMILLGVYLAGSALLKEFA from the coding sequence ATCATCGACCCGCTCCTCATCCTCATCGCCGCCGTCTTCCTGATCGCCGGATTCGTCAAGGGCGTGGTCGGGCTCGGCCTGCCGACCGTGTCAATGGGCCTGCTCGCGGTGAGCATGGCGCCGAGCCGCGCGATCGCCATCGTGATCGTGCCCGCCATCGTCACCAATATCTGGCAGACCTTCGCCGGCCCCTATCTGCGCGACATCCTGAAGCGGCTGTGGCCGCTGATGATCGGCACCGTGATCGGATGCTGGCTCAATGCCGGCGCGCTGACCGGTCCCCATGCCCGTTACGGCACGATCGTGCTCGGAATCCTGCTCGTGATCTACGCGATCGTCGGGCTCAGCAAGTTCAAGTTCCAGGTCGCGCCGCAGAACGAGAAATGGGCCGGCGGCGTGGTCGGCGTGATCACCGGCGTGATCTCGGCCTCGACCGGCGTGCAGGTGATCCCCTCGATGCCGTTCATGCAGGCGATCGGCATGGAGAAGGACGAGCTGGTGCAGGCGCTCGGCGTGTTCTTCACGACGGCGACGCTGGCGCTCGCCTTCAATCTCACCGCCGGCGGATTGCTGACGCCGGCGAACGCCGTGCCGGGCGCCGTGGGCATGGCCATGGCCTTTGCCGGCATGTTCGTCGGCCAGTCGGTGCGGGCGCGGATGCCGGCGGAAGCGTTTCGCCGCTGGTTCCTGATCGCGATGATCCTGCTCGGCGTTTATCTCGCCGGCAGCGCACTGCTGAAGGAGTTCGCCTGA
- a CDS encoding LysR substrate-binding domain-containing protein — MRFDLVDLQLFIAVADQRSITRGAERSNLALASASARIKGLEDALRVALLNRGRRGIELTAAGESLLDHARIVIHNVEALQGDLAAYASGVRASVLLLANTSGLSEHLPRALAAFLREHPDINVDVEERESADIAAAIVSGAADIGFAAEHALPDSVERFLFSEDRLMLVAARRSDLGSRRQIDFQEVTERDFVGLTASTALQVHISRHAAKLGARLRVRARLRDFDAICQMVAADVGVAVVPETAARRCARSMPIVAIRIRDGWANRRLTICARSFKSLPRPAKQLVDYLRAEVQR, encoded by the coding sequence ATGCGCTTCGACCTCGTCGACCTCCAGCTCTTCATCGCGGTCGCCGACCAGCGCAGCATCACCCGCGGCGCCGAGCGATCGAATCTCGCCTTGGCCTCTGCCAGCGCGCGGATCAAGGGATTGGAGGATGCACTCCGCGTTGCCCTGCTCAACCGCGGGCGCCGTGGCATCGAGCTGACGGCCGCTGGTGAAAGCCTGCTCGATCACGCCCGCATCGTCATCCATAATGTCGAGGCCTTGCAAGGCGATCTCGCCGCCTATGCCAGCGGTGTGCGGGCGAGCGTGCTCCTGCTTGCCAACACGTCGGGGCTCTCGGAGCACCTGCCGCGGGCGCTCGCGGCATTCCTCCGTGAGCATCCCGATATCAATGTCGACGTCGAGGAGCGCGAGAGCGCTGACATCGCCGCCGCGATTGTCAGCGGCGCTGCGGATATCGGCTTCGCGGCGGAGCATGCGCTGCCCGACAGCGTCGAACGATTTCTGTTCAGCGAGGACCGGCTGATGCTGGTGGCCGCGCGCCGAAGCGACCTCGGCAGTCGTCGCCAGATCGACTTCCAGGAGGTGACCGAACGCGATTTCGTCGGGCTTACGGCGTCGACTGCGTTGCAGGTTCACATCTCCCGGCATGCAGCGAAGCTCGGTGCCCGCCTTCGCGTTCGCGCCCGCCTGCGCGATTTCGACGCGATCTGCCAGATGGTCGCCGCTGACGTCGGGGTTGCCGTTGTTCCGGAAACCGCGGCAAGGCGCTGCGCGAGATCGATGCCGATCGTGGCCATCCGGATCCGCGACGGTTGGGCCAATCGAAGATTGACGATCTGCGCCCGCAGCTTCAAATCATTGCCGCGCCCCGCCAAGCAATTGGTGGACTATTTGCGTGCCGAAGTTCAGAGGTGA
- a CDS encoding dienelactone hydrolase family protein produces MRTMILGAFCAIAMVTSANAAIKEEPVTYSDGETTMKGFVVYDDASQAKRPGIVMVHEWWGITNHIHNEARKFAQQGYTAFIADMYGDAKTADNPKDAGALSGAVMKNPAVMESRFKAARDQLAKQASVNPQQIGAVGYCFGGAVVLNMARAGADLAAVAGFHASLGLNTPAPGPGTVKAKILILNGADDPFVKREQYDALKKDFDAAKADYRIVEYPGAVHAFTNPEATELGTKFNLPLRYDAKADQEAKAEATKFFAADLKK; encoded by the coding sequence ATGCGGACAATGATACTGGGAGCATTTTGCGCCATCGCAATGGTCACCAGCGCAAACGCCGCGATCAAGGAGGAGCCGGTCACCTATAGCGACGGCGAGACCACAATGAAGGGCTTCGTCGTGTACGACGACGCCAGCCAAGCCAAGCGCCCCGGAATCGTGATGGTGCATGAATGGTGGGGCATCACCAATCACATCCACAACGAGGCGCGGAAGTTCGCGCAGCAGGGCTACACGGCCTTCATTGCCGACATGTATGGCGACGCCAAGACCGCCGACAACCCGAAGGACGCCGGCGCGCTGTCGGGCGCGGTGATGAAGAACCCAGCGGTGATGGAGTCGCGCTTCAAGGCCGCGCGGGACCAGCTTGCCAAACAGGCTTCGGTCAATCCCCAGCAGATCGGCGCCGTTGGTTACTGCTTCGGCGGCGCAGTGGTCTTGAACATGGCGCGTGCCGGCGCCGACCTCGCCGCCGTTGCGGGCTTTCATGCATCGCTTGGTCTCAATACGCCTGCGCCAGGGCCGGGAACCGTCAAGGCAAAAATCCTGATCCTGAACGGCGCGGACGACCCCTTCGTGAAGCGCGAGCAATACGATGCGCTCAAGAAGGATTTCGACGCCGCCAAGGCCGATTATCGGATCGTCGAATATCCGGGCGCTGTGCACGCCTTCACGAACCCCGAAGCGACCGAGCTCGGCACGAAGTTCAACCTGCCACTCAGATACGACGCCAAGGCGGATCAGGAAGCCAAGGCCGAGGCGACCAAGTTTTTCGCCGCCGACCTCAAAAAGTAG
- a CDS encoding Bug family tripartite tricarboxylate transporter substrate binding protein gives MNNWPKLLLTFLLLFPTLASAQNFPAKPIKLIVPFPAGGPNDIIARVIGQRMSELSGQPVLIDNRGGQGGVLGTDAVSKAAPDGYTIAISSAGALAISPSMERVAYDTSSDLTPVTLVATVPEMLVVATNVPAKDIGELIALAKAQPGKLNFASSGPGSLPHLAGELFKLTARIDIVHVPYRGAAPAVNDLLGQQVQMTFLDLPVLLPQVKAGALKPIAVGSAERSATAPDVPTTAEAGFADLRIENWYGMVAPKGTPKEIVAALHGLATKAMADPAVKEKLAAQGATLIGDEPEHFRQFIADETAKWAKVIKDAGVETAK, from the coding sequence ATGAACAACTGGCCTAAGCTCCTCCTCACATTCCTGCTTCTGTTTCCCACCCTCGCCTCTGCGCAGAATTTTCCCGCAAAGCCGATCAAGCTGATCGTGCCGTTCCCGGCCGGCGGTCCCAACGACATCATTGCCCGGGTGATCGGCCAGCGCATGTCGGAGCTATCAGGGCAGCCGGTGCTGATCGACAACCGCGGCGGTCAGGGCGGCGTGCTCGGCACCGACGCGGTCTCGAAGGCCGCGCCCGACGGCTACACCATCGCCATCTCCTCGGCCGGCGCGCTCGCGATCAGCCCGAGCATGGAGCGGGTCGCCTACGACACCTCGAGCGACCTCACGCCGGTGACGCTGGTTGCGACCGTGCCGGAAATGCTTGTCGTCGCCACCAACGTGCCCGCAAAGGACATCGGCGAGCTGATCGCGCTCGCCAAGGCGCAGCCCGGAAAGCTCAATTTCGCCTCCTCCGGCCCCGGCAGCCTGCCGCACCTCGCCGGCGAATTGTTCAAGCTGACGGCCAGGATCGACATCGTCCACGTGCCCTATCGTGGCGCAGCTCCCGCGGTGAACGATCTCCTGGGCCAGCAGGTGCAGATGACCTTCCTGGATCTTCCGGTGCTGCTGCCGCAGGTCAAGGCCGGCGCGTTGAAGCCGATCGCGGTCGGCTCGGCCGAGCGCTCCGCGACCGCGCCCGACGTGCCGACCACCGCGGAAGCAGGCTTTGCCGACCTGCGCATCGAGAACTGGTACGGCATGGTCGCACCCAAGGGCACGCCGAAGGAGATCGTCGCCGCGCTGCATGGTCTGGCAACGAAGGCGATGGCAGATCCGGCGGTGAAGGAGAAGCTCGCCGCGCAAGGCGCAACGTTGATCGGCGATGAGCCGGAGCATTTTCGGCAGTTCATCGCGGATGAGACCGCGAAATGGGCCAAGGTGATCAAGGACGCCGGCGTCGAAACAGCGAAGTAG